A stretch of DNA from Streptobacillus canis:
TGCAGCTTTATCGTAGGCTGTTTCTTCCATTTCTCTAATTCTTCTTGTTCTTCTTACTTTTTTTTCTTCGTTCATAGCAAAAGCCTCCTTGATATTTTTATTATATCATAAGAGGCTTTTACTAAAATTAATTTACAATTTTATTTCTATACACTAAAAAAATTATCTGTTTTTTAGATTAATCCCTTTTATTTTTTTGATCTTAATATTTAAAAGTGAAAAATCATTCATTTTTCAAAAGCTTCTTATCTATTAACTATTTTGTTTTAGAAACTTTTTCAGCAAAATTTTCTCAACTTTTAATTTTCAATGTATTTTATAAAAACTTACAATAGTCGTAATTAAGATTTTACTTATAAGTCAATTTATTAATTAACTTAAAAATTTTATTTTATAATTATTTCTACTCTTCTATTAGTACTATCATTTTTACTCACTAAATTTCTAGTTGCTTGTCCAAAATAATATATTTTATTTCTATCAACTGAAAAATTATTTATGATAAAATCATATACTGCTTTAGCTCTTTTTTCAGATAACCCTAAATTATACTTATATGTTCCAACTTTATCTGTATTACCTACTATTACTATTTCATTGTAGCCTTCTATTTCTAAAAAGAATTTTTTTAATTTTTCTATATTCATTTTACTTAAATTATATTTATTAAAATCAAAATCAGTCAATACTAATTTTTGAACTGTTGATTTTTCTTCAATATACTTTACATTTTCTAAAGATTTTTTTGTTTCTATATTTTGATTTGATAAATTACTTACTTTTTCTTTTAATTTTAACAATTGATTTCTTAACTCTGTATCATCGTACACTTTTATACTGTCTTTTAAATTATTAAAGTCTTTTTTTAAACCATTTATATCTAATTTCATATTAGATATTTCAAATAATATTCTTTTAATATCTGCATCTTTTTGTTTTAATGAATTATATATTATATCTAAATTATTATTTTCAGAAATTTTTTCTGTAACTTTATCTAATCCATTTTCTTTAACATTCATATCACCAAATGTATATGAAATCCCTGCCCCAACTGAAGGTTTTAAACTTGAATTCAAAGCTCCAGTTACTTTAAATCCTATATTTTTTTCCATACCAGAGTAGCCTATAGAAAAAGCCCAATCTTTTTCATAATATCCCATAGAAGCACCAATTGTATGTGTTTTATTAACATTATTAGTCGGTATATTGGCATGTGCTATAGCTGAAGCAACTCCAGAGGTTGTATTTTTCACATTAACATCAACATATCTTTTAGTAACTGCATCTGTTTCTAATATCGGATCTGCAACATTAACTATTCTTCTTTAATTATTTACACTTCCTACAGAAACTGCATTACTTACAGCTTGAGAATTATTTCCTAAAATAACTGCATTCTCCACAGTGCTTGCATCAATATTTGAACCTAAAATAAACACATCATTTTTAGGACTTTCTTTTCTTCCAACTATATTATTATTTCCTTGAACATGATTATTTTCACCATAAATTACATTCATATTTCCCATAGTTGATGAATTATCGCCTTTAATAACATTAGAAGTTCCAATAGCTGATGTATTATTTCCAACTATCGTAACATCTTTACCTATTGCTATAGAGTTGTCTCCACCTACAAATGCACCTGTTCCATATGCAATATTATTTTCTCCTCTATTTCTTAATGGATTATTTTCAAGTTCTTCTTCCAATACTTTAATTCTTTCTTTTGTAACCCTTATTGATTCTACTACTTTATTTATTTCATTTTTTATTCTAGTATACTCGGCTGCAATTACTAAATCTTTTGGATCAATTTCTATACTTTCATAATTTTTCTTTTCTCTATTTACTTCTTTTTCTTTTTCTACTAACTCTTTCTTCATTCTTAACAATGCTTCTTTATCAATACCCAATGATTTAGTTAATTCACCTGTTAATGTTTCAATACTAAATTTAAGCTTATCTTCTACTTTATCTATTTCTTCTTTTTTATATTTATTAGCTATATATAATAAAAAATCAGAGGCTGTTATATAGCCATTATCATATATACCAAGTTTATGTGTCGTTCTATTCATAAAATCTTGATAATTTTTTCTACTTCCTTTTTCATAATATTTTTTAAGTAATTCATTCTTTTTATCAAGCCATTCCACATTTTTATCTTGATTGTATTTCCACTGATAATATGCAATAGTTTGTTGATAATCTAACATTTCAAAATCATTATCAACAATCTCTTTTAATATTTCCATAACTACAGGATCATCTGAAAATTTAAAATATCCATTCGAAACTTTTCCATAAAGTTCTAACATTCTGTTCTTATATTCTGGTCTTATTTTTGCCCATTTATTATATTCAGTTTCATCTAATTGATCATTAATTCCAATAGTAAGGTCTATTGTCTCACTGCCTATTTTTGTACTTAATTCAAATGTATCTGATAATACTAAATTTTTATCTGAATTAAAAGGTTTTTTGTGTGACCTTATACTACCATATACTATATGTCCATTTATTTCTATAGGTGAATTTGTAACAAAATTATGTGCATCATCCCATAGTGTTACAATATCTATATTTTTATCAGGATAATTTGTTAGAAAATGATTATCTAGCTTGTATCTTTTTGAACGAGAATATATATTTCTTTTCTCTGACAATACCCCTAAAACTTCATAATGTGTTTTTATATAATCCTTATAAAATTTCTTTTCTAAAGAAAATGCTTGATCTTTTTCTACTAAAGCTTTTAATTTATCTGCTCCATCTTCTAATGATTGGTCATTTCTAATATCTATTCCTTTTATTTCTGACATTCCATATAATCTTCTATTCAATTCATTTAATTTCTGTTCTTGAGATACAATATCATTTTGATATTGATTTTTTAAATTCATTAATTCATCATTTAATTTTCTATATTTTTCTAAAGCTGCTGCTTTTGTATTTTGTAATGTTTCTACTCTTAATCCTGCTTGAATAGTTTCTCTTTCTTTTTCTGTCAAATCATTATATTTCTTAGTCTCTGTTTCTACTTTTATCTTTAATCCTTTTAGTTCTTCAGCTCCACCTTTATATTTATCCCATTCATTTTTAAAGGTTTCTTTGTCATATTCTTTTCCTGTTGTAATTGCATTTTTACCTATACTTTGTCCATTTATCGATGTCGAAATAGAATCAATCCCAACAGCTCTTGAATTTTCTCCAAGTTTAATTCCTTCTTCTGCATATAAATTAGCTACAACAGCCAATAAAAATGCAGTAATTAATACTTTTCTTCTAATCATTGTTAATTTATTTCATAAAATTATGAAATTCTCCCTTCTTGTTTATTTAATTATATTATAAAATTTTTTTATACTTTTGTCAATCAAATCTTTTTGTTTAAAAATTAACAAAAAATATTTATAAATTATATATGTTTAAAATAAAAAACTGTCTTTAAAGATTTTCAATAAAGACAGCTCTATACCTTAAATATTATTTATTATTTTTTTCTAATTCAGAAATTTTTTCAAATAATTGTTGAATTAATTCTTTATTTTTTTTATTTTCATTTCTTAATTCTTCAATTTCATCTTTTCTATTTATAGTCGATGTT
This window harbors:
- a CDS encoding OmpA family protein; the protein is MKNTTSGVASAIAHANIPTNNVNKTHTIGASMGYYEKDWAFSIGYSGMEKNIGFKVTGALNSSLKPSVGAGISYTFGDMNVKENGLDKVTEKISENNNLDIIYNSLKQKDADIKRILFEISNMKLDINGLKKDFNNLKDSIKVYDDTELRNQLLKLKEKVSNLSNQNIETKKSLENVKYIEEKSTVQKLVLTDFDFNKYNLSKMNIEKLKKFFLEIEGYNEIVIVGNTDKVGTYKYNLGLSEKRAKAVYDFIINNFSVDRNKIYYFGQATRNLVSKNDSTNRRVEIIIK